A section of the Streptomyces sp. SCL15-4 genome encodes:
- a CDS encoding 1-phosphofructokinase family hexose kinase, whose product MILTVTLNTALDITYRVRSLRPHASHRVSEVTERPGGKGVNVARVLAALGHEVTVTGFAGGGTGEALRSMLAEVPGGPADALVAVSGASRRTVAVVDELTGDTTQLNEPGPQITPAEWAGFLRRYQELLPDASAVALCGSLPPGVPVGAYAGLVRAARSAGVPVLLDTSGEPLRRGVAARPDVIKPNAEELAELTGSHEPLRATQDARRRGAHAVVASLGAEGLLAVTPEGHWRAAPPARVPGNPTGAGDSAVAGLLSGLAEGIPWPDRLIRATALSAATVRAPAAGEFDRAVYAELLGRVRITGVAGAA is encoded by the coding sequence GTGATCCTCACGGTCACGCTGAACACCGCTCTCGACATCACCTACCGCGTGCGGTCGCTGCGGCCGCACGCCTCGCACCGCGTCTCGGAGGTCACCGAACGCCCGGGCGGCAAGGGCGTGAACGTCGCCCGGGTGCTGGCCGCCCTCGGCCACGAGGTCACGGTCACCGGCTTCGCGGGCGGCGGCACCGGCGAGGCCCTGCGGTCGATGCTGGCCGAGGTGCCCGGCGGCCCGGCGGACGCGCTGGTGGCGGTCTCCGGGGCGAGCCGGCGCACCGTCGCGGTGGTGGACGAGCTGACCGGCGACACCACCCAGCTGAACGAGCCGGGCCCGCAGATCACCCCGGCCGAGTGGGCGGGCTTCCTCCGCCGGTACCAGGAGCTGCTGCCGGATGCCTCGGCCGTGGCGCTGTGCGGCAGCCTGCCGCCGGGGGTGCCGGTGGGCGCGTACGCGGGCCTGGTCCGCGCGGCCCGGTCCGCGGGCGTGCCGGTGCTGCTGGACACCAGCGGCGAGCCGCTGCGCCGCGGGGTCGCCGCCCGGCCGGACGTCATCAAGCCGAACGCCGAGGAACTGGCCGAACTCACCGGCTCCCACGAGCCGTTGCGCGCCACCCAGGACGCCCGCCGCAGGGGCGCGCACGCGGTGGTCGCCTCCCTCGGCGCGGAGGGCCTGCTCGCCGTCACCCCCGAGGGCCACTGGCGCGCCGCCCCGCCGGCCCGCGTCCCCGGCAATCCGACCGGCGCCGGCGACTCGGCGGTGGCCGGCCTGCTCTCCGGTCTGGCGGAAGGCATCCCGTGGCCGGACCGCCTGATCCGCGCGACCGCCCTGTCGGCGGCGACGGTACGGGCCCCGGCGGCCGGCGAGTTCGACCGGGCCGTGTACGCGGAACTCCTCGGCCGGGTCCGCATCACGGGAGTGGCCGGCGCGGCCTAG
- the nagA gene encoding N-acetylglucosamine-6-phosphate deacetylase, producing the protein MLTGARVVLPTGTVENGRLAVDGTRIAATAPAGAEVVDVTGHWLVPGFVDLHNHGGGGASFAGTAEDVLTAVHAHRLHGTTTLVASTVTEEMDLLVRQAALLGELAEQGEIAGIHFEGPFISPCRKGAHSEALLRDPDPAEVRKLIDAGRGHAKMVTLATELPGGIDSVRLLAEHGVIAAIGHTDASYEQTAEAIDAGATVATHLFNAMPALNHRAPGPIAALLEDERVTVELINDGVHLHPAALELAFRHAGADRVAFITDAMDAAGSGDGRYLLGPLEVEVSDGVARLVEGGSIAGSTLTLDRAFRRAVTVDGLPVEDVVAALSANPARLLGLDDRVGSLEPGKDADLVLLDADFRLKGVMRRGEWVVAPQLP; encoded by the coding sequence GTGCTCACCGGCGCGCGCGTGGTGCTGCCCACCGGGACCGTGGAGAACGGCCGGCTGGCGGTCGACGGCACCCGCATCGCCGCCACCGCGCCGGCCGGCGCCGAGGTCGTCGACGTCACCGGCCACTGGCTGGTCCCCGGCTTCGTGGACCTGCACAACCACGGCGGCGGCGGTGCCTCCTTCGCCGGCACGGCCGAGGACGTCCTGACGGCCGTGCACGCCCACCGGCTGCACGGCACCACCACGCTCGTCGCCTCCACCGTCACCGAGGAGATGGACCTGCTGGTCCGCCAGGCCGCCCTGCTCGGCGAGCTGGCCGAGCAGGGCGAGATCGCGGGCATCCACTTCGAGGGCCCGTTCATCTCGCCGTGCCGCAAGGGCGCGCACTCCGAGGCGCTGCTGCGCGACCCGGACCCGGCCGAGGTCCGCAAGCTGATCGACGCCGGGCGCGGCCACGCGAAGATGGTCACCCTCGCCACCGAACTGCCCGGCGGCATCGACTCCGTACGGCTGCTCGCCGAGCACGGCGTGATCGCGGCGATCGGGCACACGGACGCGAGCTACGAGCAGACGGCCGAGGCCATCGACGCGGGCGCCACGGTCGCCACCCACCTCTTCAACGCCATGCCCGCGCTGAACCACCGCGCGCCCGGCCCGATCGCCGCGCTGCTGGAGGACGAGCGGGTCACCGTCGAGCTGATCAACGACGGCGTCCATCTGCACCCGGCCGCGCTGGAACTGGCGTTCCGGCACGCCGGCGCGGACCGGGTCGCGTTCATCACCGACGCCATGGACGCGGCCGGCAGCGGCGACGGCCGCTATCTGCTCGGCCCGCTGGAGGTCGAGGTCAGCGACGGCGTGGCCCGGCTGGTGGAGGGCGGCTCGATCGCGGGCTCCACGCTCACCCTGGACCGGGCGTTCCGGCGGGCGGTGACCGTCGACGGGCTGCCGGTCGAGGACGTGGTGGCCGCGCTGTCGGCCAACCCGGCGCGCCTGCTGGGCCTGGACGACCGGGTCGGCTCGCTGGAGCCCGGCAAGGACGCCGACCTGGTGCTGCTGGACGCGGACTTCCGGCTGAAGGGCGTGATGCGGCGGGGCGAATGGGTGGTAGCGCCCCAACTGCCCTGA